The following DNA comes from Bacteroidales bacterium.
TAACCCGATATTTATATGGTTAGATGAGTATTTGTTAAATCCTTTGAAAAGCACTGTCTTGGATTTAAAGTTGTCATATTTCAATACGGTCTCTGCAAAATTCCTTTTAAGGATTATGACTAAAATGGAGAAGTTATCAAGTTTAGGTAACGATGTTAAAATAAGATGGTTCTATAATGAAGATGATGATGAAATGGAAGAAGCCGGTGAAGAATTTGAAAATATATTAAAAGTTAATTTTGAGTTGATTTCATTTAAAGACGAAACAAATGAAACAGAAAACGATGACTATTTTAATGATATGATGGATGATATTATGTAACTTATGATATTCAGTTTATCGTCCTTTATTTTTAAATTTTGTTGATTTTAGTTTATATTTTTCTTAAATTGCAATAAAATAAAAGGAATATGTCGGAAAACACTAAAAAGAAAAAATTAAACAAAAATTTCTACCATGAAGAACTTTCAAGATTACAGGTAGAATTAACAAAATTAGAACGTTGGATACAGGATAAGAACCAAAAGGCAGTTGTTATTTTTGAAGGCCGAGATGCTGCCGGAAAAGGCGGAACTATAAAACGTATTACTGAAAGTATGAATCCGAGAGTTTGCAGGGTAGTTGCTTTAAGTAAACCAACCGAAAAAGAAGTATCTCAATGGTATTTCCAGCGTTATATACCTCATTTACCTTCAGCGGGAGAAATAGTTTTGTTTGACAGAAGTTGGTATAATCGTGCCGGAGTAGAGCGTGTTATGGGATTTTGCTCGGATGAGGAATACTGGGAATTTCTGCGATCATGCCCGAATTTGGAGCGAATGTTGATTCGTTCCGGAATAATTCTTATAAAATACTGGTTTTCAGTAAGTGAAACTGAGCAAGAAAGAAGATTTCAATCTCGTTTGAAAGACCCTACAAAGCGTTGGAAGCTCAGCAAAATTGATATAAGTTCGCGTGACAAGTGGGAAGAATATTCAAAAGCAAAAGATGAAATGTTAGCATATACCGACACAAAAATTTCGCCTTGGTATGTTGTTGAAGCTGATGATAAGAGACGTGCTCGTTTGAATTGTGTCAGTCATTTGTTAGGCAAAATACCATATACAGACTTGCCCGTTCCGGAGCTGAAATTAGAACCCAGAAAAAGTATAAAAGCTTATGTTCGACCTCCAAAAAGTGAGCAAACAAATATTCCTGAAAAATATTAGACCGGCAATAAACATATGGCAAGTTCTAAAAACTAATTATTAGAGCTTGCAGCATATGTATGAATACAGAAATACTTCTTATTGCCTGCCTTTGCCTTTATAAATCCAACCAAGAAAACATTTTGCATTTTAAAGATGCATCTTGCATATATACAGCTTGTTATATGCTGTTTTTTGTTGTCCGTATTGATCAATCCAGACAAGTTTAATTTTATTTTTTAATAAAAACAAGTTTTATTTACAGTGATAAATTTGTAGAGTAATTATTTAACAAGATAATTATTTTTTAACCAAAAGACAATTGCCGGTTAATAATCTGTAAAAACAAAAAGTTTTGAAAACAAAAAGTATAATACCACTCAAAAAAAGCCGGAGTTTATTATATTATATACTCTCCGGAAACTTCGGCATTCTAACGGGTATAATCCCGAAATTCCGGTAAATAAACATAAATTTCAAAGCATAAGTATTATAAATCATTAAACTTTCCCGGAAATAAGATTATATCCCTTAAAGTGTCCAATATCTGAATTGAGCTGTGTATTTTAAAAACCTCTTAATTTGGATTACCTGTTGCTTACTTATAAAAAACAAGTATTCTTAATTTATTTATTCATTAAAATTTAAAGGAGAAAAAAGTTATGAAAAGAAAAATTAACATTTTAATTAGTGCAGTATTAATTTTATTAATATTGCCTTTGCAGTTTGGATGTAATAAAGATAAATTGCTGAAAGAAACTGAAGAACAGGCTGTGGAGAGAGAAATTCCCGAATTTCAGGGAATACCGGGCGAACTTACCCCCGAAACAGATGGCGAAAACGACCAAGATTTGCTTGATCAGATAACGTACGTAAACTACTCAACGTCATCAACAAAATCATCTGTAACTGAAGTTGTTGACCAGGAACAAACATTAGCTTCTGGCGGGTATTCGACCTCATATCCTTATAGATGTGGACAAAGTTTCACTCCTCAATTATCTAGCTTAACAGCTATTTCGTTAAAAATACAAATGGCATCAAAGCCATATGCTACTGCATATCTTGAATTGTATGAAGGTGGTTTTGATGGCACACTAATTGCCATAACCGAGCAGGTTACCTTTACAATATATTGGGGCCACTGGAAAAAATTTGAATTTGAAAACCCAGTTATTCTTAAAACAGATGGAACAAAATACGCTTTTAAAATAAAAACAGACTTGCAAAATTGGAACTTTCATAATTCTGGTAATGTCTATCCTGATGGCGAACAAATGGAATATTCGGGAAAAGATTTAACTTTCAAAACC
Coding sequences within:
- a CDS encoding DUF1987 domain-containing protein; its protein translation is MMKVLSYKSKELLPGILLDRESGEFKIFGKSCPVDAFEFYNPIFIWLDEYLLNPLKSTVLDLKLSYFNTVSAKFLLRIMTKMEKLSSLGNDVKIRWFYNEDDDEMEEAGEEFENILKVNFELISFKDETNETENDDYFNDMMDDIM
- the ppk2 gene encoding polyphosphate kinase 2 — protein: MSENTKKKKLNKNFYHEELSRLQVELTKLERWIQDKNQKAVVIFEGRDAAGKGGTIKRITESMNPRVCRVVALSKPTEKEVSQWYFQRYIPHLPSAGEIVLFDRSWYNRAGVERVMGFCSDEEYWEFLRSCPNLERMLIRSGIILIKYWFSVSETEQERRFQSRLKDPTKRWKLSKIDISSRDKWEEYSKAKDEMLAYTDTKISPWYVVEADDKRRARLNCVSHLLGKIPYTDLPVPELKLEPRKSIKAYVRPPKSEQTNIPEKY